The Acidobacteriota bacterium genome has a segment encoding these proteins:
- the cobD gene encoding cobalamin biosynthesis protein CobD gives MNGLQILLAYAADLAFADPPWLPHPVRFFGLAATALEKTCRKLARTPWALRLAGVLTTLLIVFTVGLGSWLLLAWIRKFSALAASATAIYLAYTTLSIRGLDLAGGEVLDYLRSGRRDLARSSLGKIVGRDTGTADEAEIVRAVIETVAENTSDGVVAPLFYLAIGGVPLALAYKAVNTLDSMIGYKNDRYRDFGWAAARLDDAVNLVPARLTAVLVIAGSFVLRLGWKESYRAVRQDASLQPSPNSGYPEAAYAGALGVQLGGTNFYNGWPIRKAYLGKPVRELKPELYSQVRCLLYLTSALALVVSAGLAALMGKI, from the coding sequence GTGAACGGTCTTCAAATCTTGCTGGCTTACGCCGCCGACTTGGCGTTCGCCGATCCACCCTGGCTGCCCCATCCGGTCCGGTTCTTTGGGTTGGCGGCCACAGCCCTGGAGAAAACTTGCCGGAAACTTGCCCGCACCCCATGGGCCTTGCGCCTGGCCGGCGTTTTGACAACTTTGCTCATCGTCTTTACGGTGGGTTTGGGGTCCTGGCTGCTGCTAGCGTGGATCCGTAAGTTTTCGGCGCTTGCGGCGTCGGCTACGGCGATTTACCTTGCTTACACCACACTCTCGATACGGGGCCTGGACCTTGCGGGAGGGGAAGTTCTCGATTACCTCAGGAGTGGCCGCCGTGATCTTGCGCGATCCAGCCTGGGCAAGATTGTGGGTCGCGACACTGGAACGGCGGACGAGGCTGAGATTGTGCGCGCCGTCATCGAGACGGTGGCGGAAAACACTTCGGATGGGGTTGTCGCACCCTTGTTCTATCTTGCTATTGGAGGAGTACCTTTGGCTCTTGCGTACAAGGCCGTCAACACCCTGGACTCCATGATCGGTTACAAGAATGATCGATATCGCGACTTTGGCTGGGCTGCGGCGCGCCTGGACGATGCTGTCAACCTTGTGCCCGCTCGTCTGACGGCAGTGTTGGTGATTGCCGGATCGTTCGTTTTGCGCCTCGGCTGGAAAGAGTCCTACCGCGCCGTCCGGCAGGATGCCAGCCTACAGCCCAGTCCGAACAGTGGATATCCTGAAGCGGCGTACGCCGGGGCCCTCGGTGTGCAGCTTGGAGGGACCAACTTCTATAATGGCTGGCCAATCCGCAAGGCGTATCTCGGGAAGCCTGTTCGGGAACTCAAGCCGGAGCTTTACTCGCAGGTGCGATGCCTTCTCTATCTCACCTCGGCGTTAGCGCTAGTGGTTTCCGCTGGACTCGCTGCTCTGATGGGGAAAATCTGA